The following proteins are co-located in the Castanea sativa cultivar Marrone di Chiusa Pesio chromosome 8, ASM4071231v1 genome:
- the LOC142608073 gene encoding calcium uniporter protein 1, mitochondrial-like, translating to MWRRWWSGGPLKQALSAVYPTGLRSMIIVGNGSPAVASSISVYLRRALCDSSAAAAKGKAGSVGYYYSSDSNGNNNNNNNDKDKDRDSAMSLAEAKRLMRLVNVESLKKKLGMEGKEVIGYSELIQACKSMGVARSNEEAAAFAQVLDEAGVILLFRDKVYLHPDKVVDLVIKAVPLALTSEDDPMRDELKRLQEKKEEIDVMAHRQVRRILWSGLGMAVIQVGLFFRLTFWEFSWDVMEPIAFFSTATGIVIGYAYFLFTSRDPTYQDFMQRLFNSRQRKLCKKLDFDIERFKELQQKCKTPLGASASIKNRVGVELELEDALQRD from the exons atgtggaggCGATGGTGGAGTGGTGGTCCACTGAAGCAAGCCTTATCGGCAGTTTATCCGACGGGACTGAGATCTATGATTATAGTAGGTAATGGATCTCCGGCCGTAGCGTCGTCGATTTCAGTATATCTGAGGAGAGCATTGTGCGATTCCTCCGCCGCCGCCGCCAAAGGAAAAGCGGGAAGCGTTGGCTACTACTACAGCAGCGATAGCAAcggcaacaacaacaacaacaacaatgataAAGATAAGGATAGAGATAGTGCGATGTCGTTAGCGGAGGCGAAGAGGCTGATGAGATTGGTGAATGTGGAATCGTTGAAGAAAAAGCTCGGCATGGAAGGCAAAGAGGTTATCGGATACTCTGAGCTCATTCAAGCGTGCAAGAGCATGGGCGTCGCTAGATCGAACGAAGAGGCTGCCGCTTTCGCTCAGGTTCTCGACGAAGCCGGCGTCATTCTTCTCTTTCGCGACAAGGTCTACCTTCATCCCGACAAG GTGGTGGATCTGGTCATTAAAGCAGTGCCTCTTGCTCTGACCTCTGAAGATGACCCTATGAGAGATGAGTTAAAGAGGCTGCaggagaagaaggaagaaattGATGTAATGGCACATAGGCAGGTCCGGCGAATCCTCTGGTCTGGGTTGGGGATGGCTGTGATACAGGTTGGGCTTTTCTTTCGGCTGACATTCTGGGAATTTTCATGGGACGTAATGGAACCCATTGCATTTTTCTCCACAGCCACTGGCATAGTCATAGGTTATGCCTACTTCTTGTTCACTTCAAGAGACCCTACTTACCAAGACTTTATGCAGAGGCTTTTTAACTCAAGGCAGAGGAAGCTGTGTAAGAAGCTCGATTTTGATATTGAAAGATTCAAAGAGTTACAACAAAAGTGCAAAACACCTCTTGGTGCTTCTGCCTCAATAAAAAATCGGGTGGGAGTGGAACTGGAACTAGAGGATGCTTTACAGAGGGACTGA
- the LOC142606705 gene encoding uncharacterized protein LOC142606705, translating to MESILKKYFGYSTFRDYQKTVIEKILEKKDCFVVMATGSGKSLCYQVPPLVVGRTGIVVSPLISLMQDQVMTLKQRGIRAEYLGSAQTDTSVQTKAENGQFDILYMTPEKASLIPTSFWSNLLKIGISLFAVDEAHCISEWGHDFRVEYKRLDKLRDILLDVPFVGLTATATEKVRIDVMSSLKMKDPYVAVGSFDRTNLFYGVKSFNRGQLFIDEFVREISKFVTSVGSTIIYCTTIKDVEQIFKSLQEAGIKVGIYHGQMDNKARQESHRLFIRDELHVMVATIAFGMGIDKPNVRQVIHYGCPKSLESYYQESGRCGRDGIASVCWLYYTRSDFAKADFYCGEAQTENQRRAVMESLMAAQRYCLATTCRRQLLLGHFGEKSSAAGCGNCDNCLTSKKERDLSREAFLLMACIISCRGKWGLNMPVDILRGSRSKKILNAEFDKLPLHGLGKEYSSNWWKALAHQLISNGYLMETVADVYVTVSVSSKGEQFLSSARPDYQPPLFLPVTSEMEDDKENKSASCEVEDFKSFATLKREGFSEVEAQLYQMLLEERLKLARSIGTAPYAICGDETIKIIALRRPSTKARLANIDGVNQHLLVKHGDHFLQIIRNLSQGLNLSLGGEASLQTSTTTKATVSNKVNSLTNQQEKLSPAKCEAWRMWHEDSLSIQKIANFPSRPAPIKEQTVLNYLLDAAREGFQFDWTRFCDEVGLTREIFLAIQGAILKVGTTEKLRSIKDELPEAISYEHIKTVLAMQNLGISPELILPSNHNTLNADQLPNNVSECSLISTSTCHMEGPCEVETSAKNSIGSCSFGKIEEAASVPSTGGQGPKLSPVHDEDTLLTKRQKVSELDKGSLIPLEATESSIVEWLKNYAEGVTLSEILEHFNGSKEESVLDLLSCLESDFLIYKKNNMYRVM from the exons ATGGAGTCgattctcaag AAATATTTTGGGTATTCTACTTTCCGAGACTATCAGAAGACGGTTATTGAGAAGATTCTAGAGAAAAAGGACTGCTTCGTGGTCATGGCCACTGGCAGCGGCAAGTCCTTGTG CTATCAGGTACCTCCTTTGGTTGTGGGAAGGACTGGCATAGTGGTCAGCCCTCTCATATCTTTAATGCAAGATCAG GTAATGACTTTGAAACAACGGGGCATTAGAGCTGAGTACCTTGGAAGTGCTCAGACCGATACCAGTGTCCAAACCAAAGCTGAGAATGGTCAATTTGATATTTTGTACATGACTCCAGAGAAGGCGAGCTTGATTCCTACCAG cTTCTGGTCAAATTTACTTAAGATTGGAATTTCTTTGTTTGCTGTTGATGAAGCACATTGCATATCAGAGTGGGGCCATGATTTCAG GGTGGAATACAAGCGGTTAGACAAGCTACGTGATATTCTCTTAGATGTTCCATTTGTTGGACTAACTGCAACTGCTACTGAAAA GGTTCGGATTGATGTGATGAGTTCCCTGAAGATGAAAGATCCCTATGTTGCAGTTGGTTCATTTGATCGTACAAATCTTTTCTACGGTGTCAAGTCCTTTAATCGAGGTCAACTATTTATTGATGAGTTTGTGCGAGAAATTTCAAAGTTTGTAACTAGCGTTGGTTCAACTATCATTTACTGCACAACAATTAAAGATGTTGAGCag atattCAAGTCACTTCAGGAGGCTGGAATTAAGGTTGGAATCTATCATGGTCAAATGGATAACAAAGCTCGCCAGGAGTCCCACAG ATTATTTATACGAGATGAATTGCATGTCATGGTTGCCACTATAGCTTTTGGCATGGGTATTGATAAGCCAAACGTAAGACAGGTGATACACTATGGTTgcccaaagagtctagaatccTATTATCAGGAAAGTGGGAGATGTGGTAGAGATGGGATAGCTTCTGTCTGCTGGCTTTATTATACAAGAAGTGACTTTGCAAAGGCTGATTTCTACTGTGGAGAAGCCCAAACG GAAAATCAAAGAAGAGCTGTTATGGAGTCATTGATGGCTGCACAACGTTATTGTTTGGCAACAACTTGCAGAAGACAGTTACTGCTTGGCCACTTTGGAGAAAAATCTTCAGCTGCTGGATGTG GGAATTGTGATAACTGCCTTACCTCAAAGAAGGAGCGTGATTTGTCTAGAGAAGCATTTCTTCTAATGGCTTGCATCATATCATGTAGGGGTAAATGGGGCCTGAATATGCCTGTAGACATTCTTCGCGGTTCTCGA tcaaaaaaaattcttaatgcTGAGTTCGACAAGCTTCCACTTCATGGACTTGGGAAAGAGTACTCATCAAATTGGTGGAAAGCACTAGCTCACCAATTAATTTCTAATG GTTACCTGATGGAGACTGTAGCTGATGTATATGTAACTGTAAG TGTCAGTTCAAAAGGAGAGCAGTTTCTTAGTTCTGCTAGACCTGATTATCAACCACCCCTATTTTTGCCGGTGACTAGTGAAATGGAAGAtgataaggaaaataaaagtgcATCATGTGAAGTTGAAGACTTCAAAAGTTTTGCTACTTTGAAACGTGAGGGATTTTCAGAG GTTGAGGCACAACTGTACCAAATGCTTTTGGAAGAGAGACTGAAGCTTGCAAGAAGCATTGGAACTGCACC ATATGCTATATGTGGTGATGAAACAATCAAAATAATTGCACTGAGAAGGCCATCTACCAAAGCCAGGCTTGCAAACATTGATGGTGTTAACCAA CACCTACTAGTGAAACATGGAGACCATTTCCTTCAGATTATTAGGAATCTATCGCAAGGACTAAACCTTTCATTGGGTGGGGAAGCAAGCCTACAGACTTCTACAACAACCAAGGCTACTGTTTCAAATAAAGTGAATTCATTAACCAACCAACAGGAGAAGCTTTCGCCGGCAAAATGTGAAGCTTGGAGAATGTGGCATGAAGACAGTCTCTCTATTCAGAAAATTGCT AACTTCCCTAGTAGACCGGCTCCTATCAAAGAACAAACTGTTTTAAATTATCTCCTAGATGCTGCCCGGGAAGGATTTCAATTTGATTGGACCAGATTCTGTGATGAAGTAGGACTGACACGTGAAATATTCTTAGCCATTCAGGGTGCCATTTTAAAGGTTGGCACTACAGAGAAGTTGAGGAGCATTAAAGATGAATTACCTGAAGCT ATAAGTTATGAACACATCAAGACTGTTCTGGCAATGCAAAACCTAGGGATCTCTCCAGAACTAATTCTGCCCAGCAACCACAATACATTAAATGCTGATCAACTTCCCAACAACGTGTCAGAGTGTTCACTGATTTCCACCAGTACATGCCACATGGAAGGACCTTGTGAAGTTGAAACCTCAGCCAAGAATTCAATTGGTAGTTGTAGCTTTGGGAAAATTGAAGAAGCAGCTTCTGTTCCCTCCACTGGTGGTCAGGGGCCAAAGCTATCCCCAGTCCATGATGAGGATACACTCTTAACAAAACGCCAAAAAGTCAGTGAACTAGATAAAGGAAGTTTGATCCCATTGGAGGCAACAGAGAGTTCCATTGTAGAATGGCTTAAGAACTATGCTGAAGGG GTTACTCTGTCTGAAATTCTGGAGCACTTCAATGGATCGAAAGAAGAATCTGTGCTTGATTTACTAAGTTGCCTTGAAAGTGACTTTTTGATATATAAGAAGAACAATATGTACAGGGTTATGTAA